In the Struthio camelus isolate bStrCam1 chromosome 16, bStrCam1.hap1, whole genome shotgun sequence genome, ACTGTAGGGCTCTTACAAATAGAAGTTTGGCCACGAAACACCTCTTATGCATGGTGCCTACATTAGTGTATATCATAAGTACCATATACAAATCTAGCTTGGAAAACATATGCAGGATTATCGTCTGATTCTACCAGCAAATTGAAGTCCAACAGGACAAGTAAATATTTCTGTTACTTCTCTTCAGGAATAAGAAACAGaaagtttcttcttctttcttaaaaCAGAAGTACTTTTGAACCAGTTTTGGAGTGAAAGTTCACTTCAGCTTAGAAACGCAAGTAAATATTCTTTTCCTTAGGTGTCACAGGGGCCCTGAGAGGACAGGTAACTTGCTCATAGTGATGCAGGGCTGTGGAAAATCCCAACCTTTTGCCTGCTGCAACAGAGCAATCCCACTAACAATACAAGGTGTAAAGTGCTCTGCGCTGGCGTAATTCTGCTCCTGCCAGCAGACAGCCTTCAGCTGCCatgggagagcagcaggcttTGCCGAGTGCTTGTGAAAACCTCACCGCCACATTGCCCTGGCAGCTTTGCTCCTTACCTGTCTGGAATTAAAGGTCCTGTAGGCTAATAAGGTTTGGGCTGAAGGGTAAAACAGAGAAATGCATTAGCAAAGGGTAAAATGGAAAGCACATAAAGGTCATATGCATTTCagatagaaaagaggaaacacaaaACACACCTACCTTAGCAGTGCTCCTcactagggaagaaaaaaagtaaaagattgtGAATAAAAGGAGGACCAACCACAGGTTCCACTTCCCAGCACTAATCATACAGTTCAGCTATACTGGGCCTTGGGGAAGAAGAGTCTCAGCTGCCAAACATGGGGACAGCTCTACAGATTTCAGAGCAGCTCTGTTAGTTTATCCTGCCTGAGGCTCTAAGGCTCATCTCATATGGATAGTACAGAGATACCACCACCCACAGAGTCCTTTCCATCCCAAAGCCTGAGCCTGGTTTTTTGTACAcctgattttattttacctttatgaAGGTAGTATAGCACCACAGTGATGCACACAGAgaggccaaggaggaggagaagcagccagATGATGGAGATACCTCCTGCccataagcaaaaaagaaaaaaatggtagaGACAAATAAAGTCTATGACGTTTGGCCCCATGGTACAAACTGTTATCCGTACTCATGGACAAGACATACTGCAGCAGTACATTGTAAAATTCTAATACAAAGAGATAAAATATGAACAAACCCTAGCTGATACTCAATAATCTTGTAACCACAGTAGCACTGCAAGACATTTTATCAGAATTCACTGACCCAACTGAATTAAAAGCCAAATTCTGATTCACCCCAGATGCCATGGCTCAAGGTTTCCATTGATAATTGATGACTGAAATGATATCTTCACTCAACCTCTTCTGTAAAGACTATCTCCTAAGTTgcccaagacaaaaaaaaaacccaacaattttcaaatgtgttttgttGAGGGAGTTCTATATGTTTTGCCAAGGGCATCTGAGACACTGAAAAAGCATTTATGAAAAAGCATTATGGGGCAGAACTGGCTGGGAACTGACTTCCCTGATGAATGGACATTTTGGTCAAAAACCGTGGTTTGTCTCATATATTTAATTTTGGATCAAGACAAAATTGTTTTCCATCAAGATGACAGACAGATGAACAAAACTGAATAGTTGCAGGAATATTTAGCTGGAAAGTGTGTTTTGGAGGGGAAGGAAACAGCAGTAGGAGAGGAAAgactgagaaaagggaaagatcAGTAGAAAGTTCTCCTACCAGCTCTCCCATGGGTAAAGTGTGTAGGGGACAACAAATTTCCCCAGGTGAATGCTGTACCTCTCACTTTCACAATCACGCTCCTCCTGATGGGGGACTGCAGGCTCTGATGGTCGACCCGGCACGTGTACCTGTGTCCGTCATCCTTCAGGGAGGCCGTGAGCAGGAAGTATCGGGAGCAGCTGTAGGTCCCGTTGCTGCTCTGTGTGTGGCTGCTTGAGAGAACGTTCTTCACCACATCAGGGACCTTCCTGGACCCCTTACGCTCTCGGAGCCACTGAGCCTGGACGTCAAGCGGGTAATAGTTCCTGATGTCGCAGATCAGCTTGTGCTGCTCTCCTTCCACCAGGGACAGGGAGTTAACATTGATGGTCACTGTGGGTTTTTCTGGTGAGTGAAAATTTATTATGGTGCTACGTCTCTTAATTCATAAAGTCTATCCCTATCACTGAACAAAACTGAATAGTTGTATATGCCATTTGTTCAAGCATTCCCCAtcataataaatataaaaaaacctCCAAAGCCTATCCTATTACCTTCGATTTGCAGCTGGATTGTCTGTTCCCCAGTAAGAGAAGACACTGACACTGAGCAAGAATACGTTCCTTCGTCTCTCATTCCCACGTTTCTGAGTAACAGAGAAGCATTTCCCTTGGGGATTTCCTCTGGCAACATCTCAGCTCGGTCAGCCATGTGTTCCACCTGCTTGCTGGATCCATTGTAAGAGAACATGAGTTTCTTGTTTCCCCCTTTCTGATATAATATCCATTGGACCGTCACATCTGCTTGGTGATCGATGGAGAAAGTACAATCAAGTAAGACATCCTTAGACAAGGCTGATCGGACTACAGGGGATCTTGTGTGCACCAGGAACACAGCTGTAAGACAAAAGTCATAGCATGACTGACAGATTTTGGACAGTTATGCAAAGGCAGAGGAATACAAATGAGTACAAGTTGCCACCTAGTGACCTGAATCTGTACTACAGACCATGAACATTAGGATCTGCTTCAAAGCAAAAGCTTCAGTTGCTAATTTGGCTCTGACTTATTTCACTACTGTGAACCCCTGCCTCACAGCTTGCAACCTTCCCATGTTGTGCAAAGCCATAGGAAACTACAAGCTCAGATGAGGGGCTGTCACCCTGCTGGCCCTGTAAGGAAGGTCACAGTCTAATATTCCCTAAAGCTTTTTTATagtgcttttcttctgttcttgggCCACTGCCACATTAATCTTTGTTATTGCCTCATTTTATGTGATAGAATAATAGATGCAATAATTCCTCCATAATTTTAATTGTAGTAGAAGATTAAATGAAGCAGCATTTCTTTCCCTCCACACTGACTGTTGCTTTAGCACTGAGACCCTAAAAGCTACGGGGGAATGTGCATAGAGGACTATGTATGATCCCAATACAACCTAAAGGGCAGCCACCAGGTGGGAAGAATTAAAGAGCATCCAGACAGTTAGGGTGGCCAATCAAAGTCAGGTGAATGGCCCAATCAACCTGCTGAGGAGGCTATAAAAAACAGCTGGGTCATAGCAGCAAATTTGGCCATGTTGCCTGGAGGAGAGTGCTGGAAAGGGCTCTCCTTCTCCGGATGTTGTGGCTTCTGAGCTTGGATTCTGCCGTGTTTTATCTTCCTGGATGTAGTGAGGGGTCTGTAGGTGTAGTAAAGTGCCTGGTATTGTGGTGAGTAATAATTTAAATCCAGCTTTTTTGGGTGAGGGGGAAGGGGGTTGATGTAGGCCCAAGAGAATGGGAGAATATGAAAAGGTTGAAATGTAGGCAAAGCAAGTTTGTATGTGCCTGTGATATGCTTTGCAGCTCTCTGAAAATGCGTGGTGCTGAATGCTGTCGCTGACTACCTACTCTTGCGGCTATAGTGCTGCTGTTGTAAATCTAGCAGCGGTCCTGGTGACAGACGGCATCGCTGAGGAGGGGAGGCTCGCAGCCCTCTGGGAGTGAGGGGGCTCCTACCTCACCCTGGGCACCTGGCCCTTGCCACAGCAGCAGTGTGTTCGTGCCCTTGTCCGCCTGACCTCGGAGTTCTGTTCCTGCTGCTTCTAAAGCACTGTGGGTGTATATCTCTCCATCAAGGAACAAAAGACCCTAGTAGGGTGTGGGGTGTTCAGAAATATTTAAGTTTGGAGACAGGAGTTGGGAgccttattttcttgttttgacaCTGACTCAGTGTCCTTCTGAGCATGTCAGCTAACCagcttctttcagtttcttcacCTGAAACTCCTCTCTAACCTTAAAAGAGTCGCCCATGCTGTAGAGCTTATTTTCAATACAAACACTAGGGAAGCACTCTTTGTGCTGAAAAACTAGAGTAAGTCTTAATGCATGTAGATATAGTAAAGCTTTGGTGGTTTAAGTACCTGTTAGGGTTTTTAGGAATGATGGTATGgaagcttttaaacagaaaacaaatatgctTTTGAGAAGCTGCTTTGaagttatttgtttttgtaaagTAAGCATAATCTTCAACATAAGGGAGAACATGCGCTTTTCAATAAAAGCAGTTATCTTACAGTAGGTTAGAAAGTTAGCTTGAGCTATGTGCAAGCTCATGaggttttataaaaataaaatgagattcatAAACATAG is a window encoding:
- the LOC104147942 gene encoding tapasin-related protein-like, coding for MSYRTYLVAGCFLCIGVARNPNGITTAGSSFRKSRELSCVFETSKIIPLSKEIETIRLNVRLLLSETESKEDQRSHPENLRDNIPSFFVDESSVDILQHANEDINALDCRISTYFTADTQIIWPGSEVRASKLDSWFTCTIKHAAEKYMTTAFLVQTHQESENHNQGQLSQGIAEQSHLSAVFLVHTRSPVVRSALSKDVLLDCTFSIDHQADVTVQWILYQKGGNKKLMFSYNGSSKQVEHMADRAEMLPEEIPKGNASLLLRNVGMRDEGTYSCSVSVSSLTGEQTIQLQIEEKPTVTINVNSLSLVEGEQHKLICDIRNYYPLDVQAQWLRERKGSRKVPDVVKNVLSSSHTQSSNGTYSCSRYFLLTASLKDDGHRYTCRVDHQSLQSPIRRSVIVKVRGGISIIWLLLLLLGLSVCITVVLYYLHKVRSTAKPKPY